Genomic DNA from Campylobacter concisus:
GATGCTTGCAGCTTCTGCTCTTATGGCGGCTGATATCAGCCTAGAAAATGTTAGAGCTAGAGATACAAAACCTGGCACAAACAATAGTGCAATTTTTATGGATATAAAAAATGCTTCAAATTCTGATGTAAAGCTTATTGGCGCTCACTCAAGCGTTTGCAAAAGTACAGAAATTCATACACACAAAATGAATGATGGCATGATGGCTATGGTTCAAATCGAAGATGCAGTGATCCCAAAAAAAGGTGAAACAAAACTAGCTCCTGGCGGTTTACACATTATGCTTATGGATCTAAATAAACCATTAAAAGATGGTGATAAAGTTGATTTAGAGCTAAAATTTAGCAATGGCGAGAGCATAAAGCTTGATAATATTGGAGTAACTAAAAACTTTAAATAATGAAAAAAATCATAATTATTTTTTCATTTATCTTTATTGTTTTAGGTGCTTTTTCGATAGGCTATAAGCTTATGACGACAAGCAAGGAAGATCCACCTGAATTTGCCGATGTAAACACATCGTTAGATCCTTTAAAATGTGATCTAAACAATAAATCTTGTGAGATGGAATTTAAAGGCGTAAAGCTAAAAATAGACATCTCACCAAGACCTATTTATGCTATGAGACCTTTTAGCTTTAAAATCATTAACGGTAAAAATTTAGGGCTAAAAAATCCTAGTCTTGAAATAGACGGCATAAATATGAATATGGGATCAATCAAAGCAAGGCTTGAGTCAAGAGGCGATAACTTAACTGCTCAAGTAGTGCTAAGTGCTTGCGTTGTCGAGCTTATGAGATATCGATTTAAAGTGCTTGATGACGAAAAAGAAACTGGTTTTTTTGTAGATCTTGATCTAAAATTATAAAGGGTAACGATGAAAAAGGCATTTTGGGGCTTAATAATAATCTTAATTT
This window encodes:
- a CDS encoding copper chaperone PCu(A)C; amino-acid sequence: MKKIVFGAMLAASALMAADISLENVRARDTKPGTNNSAIFMDIKNASNSDVKLIGAHSSVCKSTEIHTHKMNDGMMAMVQIEDAVIPKKGETKLAPGGLHIMLMDLNKPLKDGDKVDLELKFSNGESIKLDNIGVTKNFK